TCGGCCGAGATCTACTACCCGGAGGGCAACGACTGGGGCACCCATTTCCCGTTCTACTTCGGGAATTTCGACCTGCTGGTCGCTCTCACCGGCCAGGACACCGGAATCGACCCGGCAGCGTCGGAGTGGGAACGACTGCACAACGAGGACCAGCTCGCACTCATGTCGCGCTTCACCGATGGCCGCACCTACGACGCGAACTCGGAGAACACCTACTACGGCCGCGAACACCGCATCGGCGTCATGGCCGCCCAGGCGTATCTGACCCTGTTCCTAGCCCGCAACACGACCGGGAATCTGCTGCGCTGGCGGTAGAGCAGCCGGGGCATCGGCGGCGCGCTGCGCCACCGGTGTCCCAACGACCCGCACCGGAGAGCCTCTCCCATCGAATCGCGGGAAGAATGGTGGGTAACGGCTGTCAACACCAGGTGGGGGCCAACCATGGAAGCCCTACGGACCCTCGCTGCGACTACCCCCATCGTTTTCACGTGGTCGTGGCTCTCGGACAACCTGTTGACGGTCGGGGCGTCCCTCACTTTCGCAATGCTAGGCGTCTTGTTCGTCCTGGCGGCGGTGATCGTCGTCGTAGCTTTGCGCGGCTTGGCCTGCCCGTTCTCCTCGCGACGACGAGGACCCTTGTGACGCCCTATTCGATGTATCGAGGCAGGATCGATCTCCGGTGAGACGGTGATTCTCGCGGGCGTGATCGGCGTCTACCCCAGCCGACCAGTACCGATGGAATGTCGTCGCGAGCATCGATACCCGAGCTGATGCACCTGCCTCCGAGCGAGCCAGTGGAGCGGGCACCTACTCCGTTGACGCGTATCCGATCCTCGGCGAACCGCGCAGAATGACCGTAAGGACCTGGAGACCCAGCCCGACCATCGGTCCGCGTTCTCAGGGCGTCACCCGCTACTCGTTCTCCGTACTCCACGCGACGAGGGGATGCAGGACCCGCATCAGGCTCTTCCCGCGTTCGGTGGGTCGATAGCTGATCTGCACCGGGGTGGTCGGCACCACGATGCGCTCGATCAGCCGGCGCGCCTCGAGTTCGCGAAGACGCTGCGACAACAGCTGATTGGAGATCCCCGGGATACGCGCGCGATATTCGACGAATCGGCGGGCGCCCCGCAGCCCTGCCAGAAGCACCGCAGCGGTCCATTTCTTACCGACGGCCTCGACCGAACGTTGGAAGCTGCGGCATACCTCCTCGTCGATGTGCTCGAAATCGGCGTCGGCACGTTGGGCCGCGAGGGAGGCAAAAGACCCGTCGATCGGTTGGGAGCCGCTCATCAGCCCAGAATAGTAGAGCGAGTCATTTTTGATGATCAGGTCACGTCACACTTGGTGTCGCCGTCCGATGCTGGGCAGCCTGGGGCCCATGACCAACTCGCCTACCCGTGACGACCTGCGGTGAACGACGGACGACGACCGAACACCCGGTTGCGCCCCGCCTGCGGTGCCGCTTCGACGAAACCGATCCGGCCGAAGCAGCTCGATGACGCGGCGCCGCGCTGGCTGCGTGCGGTGGGCGACCAGCCCGGCGTGGCGGGGTCTCCTGACGAGCCGCGCGCCGGGACCCCGATCTCGGCCTCCCCGCCACGATTGTTCGGCCGCCACGCCGAGACCACGGCGCTCGATGCGCTCCTCGACCAAGCCCGCGCGGGAATCGGTGATGCGCTCGTGCTCTGGGGTGAGCCTGGAATCGGTAAGACCGCCCTGGTCCAACACGTCCACCACCGGGCCGGGGAGTTCGTCCGGCTGAGCCACCGGGCCGCCCGAGCCGAGTCCGAACTGGACTTCGCGGGGCTGCACGGGCTCCTACGGCCGGTCTCGAAACACTTCGAGTCCTTGGCCGCGCCACAGGCGGCGGCGCTTCGCAGCGCCGCCGGATCGAGCAGCGAGCCGACGAATCCGCTCGTGGTCGGAGCGGCCGTGCTGTCGCTGCTCTGCAGGCTCGCCGACAAGCGGCCCGTTCTCGTCACCGTGGATGACGGACAGTGGCTCGACGACGCCACGGCGCGGTGTCTGGGCATCGTCGCCCGACGGTTGCACCCACACCCCGTGGTGATCGTGCTCGCCGACCAGCACGACCCGGCCGCCCGCCGCTGGGAAGGCCTGCCGGAGCTGCGGGTCGACGGGCTCACCGACGCGAGCGCCCGGCAACTCCTGGCGGCGGTGGCCGCTCCCACCGACGAGGTGGCGGTGGCCGACATGGTGGCGAAGGCGGGCGGCAACCCGCTGGCACTACGGGAGTCGGCCGGGATCTGCGAGAGCGCCGAGGACGACGAACATCGGATTCGCGGCCGGACACCCATCGGGCCGCGAATGCGACGGGCCTTCCGCGCCGCACTCGACGCGCTCAGCGCCCCCGCGCAACTGCTGATCGTGCTTGCAGCCGCCGAATGCGACGGCGACCGCCGCACGGTGCAGCGCGCGGGCCGGGCTTTGGGAGCTCACGACGCCTGGGACGAGGCGATCGACACCGGACTGCTGCAGGTGGGGGACGACCAGATCGAATTCCGCCACCCGATCGTGCGCGGAGCCGTGTATGCGGGCAGTGGCGCCGAGATACGACGTCGGGTGCACCGGGCACTGGCCGAGGCGATGTCGGACGAGTCCCCACACCACGCCTGGCACCTCGCCGAGGTCGCCGACGACCGCGACGAGCAGATCGCGACCCTGCTCGAACGGACCGCGGCCCACTCCCTGCTTCGCGGAGCCACCTCGGCTGCGGCTCGCGAGCTGCGGCGGGCCGCCGAACTCTCGTCCCTACCCATCGACGTGTCGAAACGGCTCGCCGATGCGGCGCGAGCCGCCTGGGACGCCGGGTGGCCGGCGCTCTCGGAACGACTGCTCGACGACGCGGAACGGCTGGCCCCCGGCGACCACATCGCCCGCCGCAGCCGAGGTCTGCGCGGACTCCTGGAGATCGCCAGGGGACGACCGGATCGCGCCTACCACTATCTGACCATCGACATGGACCGCGTGACGGACCCGGGCACGGCGCTGGAGCTGGGCACGATGGCCCTGCGCGCGAGCTGGTCCGCCGCCCGCGACGACCTTCAGGCCGCCGCGCTCACCAGGCTGCTCGAACTCGACGTCGACGGCCGGGCCGGCTGGGCAGCCCTGCTCGCCTGGTGGCGCGATACCGATCGGCCAGCGGTGCCGCCGACATCGGCGATCGCGACCGACGTCCCCGATGCGACCGTCACGGCTCGAACGGCGGTCTCCCGCCTGCTGCCGCCGACCTACCTCGGACACGCCTGGGGCCTCGACGAACCGATGGGCGAGGCCTTGCGTCGTCGAACCCCGGATCTACGGCGACGCGACGAACGTGCCCGGCTCGCCGTGGTGTTGGCCGAGACGGCCGTTCTGGAGAACTTCGCCGGGAACTGGGCGGCGGCCGAATCCTCGGCCGGCGAAGGACTGGGATTGGCCGAACAGGTCGGCACCGACCACATCGCCGCCCAATGCCGCAACAGCCTCGGTTGGCTTGCCGCAGCACGCGGCGAGGAGGACCTCGTCGCCGAGGCGGGAGCCCGAGTGCTGCAGGGGTCCCTCGCGCAGGGCGTGCGCTCGCTGACCGCGGCCGCCTACTGGAACCGGGGCATGGCATCGCTGTTCCAGGGGCGTCCGGAGGAGGCGCTGGCGAGCCTGATCCGATTGACCGAACCGGGACACGCCGCGGCACACCCGACCTTCGCCCTGCTGGCCTCGCTCGACATCGCCGAGGCCGCCGTTTACGTCGGCAGGCACGATCTCGCCGAGAAACGAGCCCGAGAGCTGCATACCTGGGCGCGACGCACCAAGGCATCGTGGGCGGACTCCGCCGCACAACTCATCCGCGCCCTGCTCGGCGGCCCCCATGTCGAGAGCGCCTTCCTCGCCGCCCTCGACATGCCCGGTGCTCGATCACATCCGCTGTTCTATGCCCGTGCGCAGCTGTTCTACGGCGAATGGCTACGCCGGGGCCGCCGACGCACCACGGCCCGTGCTCGACTCGGTGAGGCCCGCGCGCTGTTCGACGGCCTCGGCGCCGAACCGCTGCGTCGCCGAGCACAGCGCGAACTGGAGCTCACCGGACCACCGGGAAGCCGCAGGGCGCCGGACATCGCCGAGTTCTCTCGACTCACCGCCCAGGAACAACGGGTCGCCCGGCTGGCCGCCGAACAACTGACGAATCGAGAGATCGCGGCCCGACTGCGCATCAGCCACCGCACCGTCGGTCACCACCTCGGCAATGTGTTCGCCAAACTCGGTATCAACGAGCGAGTGCAACTTCGGCACACCCACGCGGGCCACGAGCGGTGAATTCATGGGTCCTCATGCGCATTCGACCCGAACGACTACATCGTGCCTGGCTCACGCCACGGGGCTCGGCCGGCTCGTCGCGTCCGGCGCGGCGTTGGTGCCGGCTGAACTGGTCGAACCCGTAGTAGGGATGGGCTGGCGGAAGAGCGCGATTCCCTACCGGCATCCGACCATGCGGCTGGGGCCGACACCACGGTGGCGGTGCGATCGGAGTTCGAGGCACCACCCCGTCGCACCGCCCACGATGGTCGTGCTCTTATCAGTTGGGCATCAGGTCTGGAAGGCGGGCGGGTTCTCCCCACGCAACCGGTAGTCCGGGCGCGGGCGTTCCAGCCGGATCGACTCCAACACCGTGTAGGCGTGGTATTTGGTCTGGGTGGAGACGCCGGCCAACCGCTCCCACCACAGCCTGCCGTCGCTGGTCTTCTTCTCCAGGACGTGTCGGGTCGTGTGGTTGGCCATGGAGTTGATCCAGTTCTCCACGCCGACGAAGGTCCGAAGATCACCCGCGCCAGCCAGGATATCAACCAGTGCGTCGGAGCGGCCGAAACGCTCCACCGCCGCCGTCGCCCCTTCGAGGATGTCGGCGAAGTACTCCACACACAGCTTCACCTGCTCGCGGGTGCCGTAGTGCATGTGATGTCCGCCGACGAAGAAGTCGAAGTCGTACTCGAGGATCTGAGCGTGCGCCTCATACCACCCGGTGATGTTCTGCGAGGCGTCACAGTGCATGAAGGTCGCGCTACCCGGGCTCAGGATGTCGACCGCCGTGAGGACCTTCTGCTGCGGCGCGTAGATGAAGATGTTGCCCGGGCAGTGATTCTCGCCCTTATAGGACAACTCCAACCGCGCACCGCCCACCTCGAGGACGAACTCGGTGTCGAAGACCGTCGTCGGCACGGGACGCTTCGGATCCGGGAACCGCTCCAGGAGTTCCTTGGTGATGCGGTGGGCGATGATCTCGACATCCGGGCCGAAGACCGAGGCCGCTCCGATGTGGTCGGAGTGCCAATGGCTGTAGATCACATGGGTCACCGGTAGATCGGTGACCTCCTCGATCGCTGCCAGCATGTTCTCGCCCAGCGTCGGCGGCGCGTCGATGGCGATCACGCCTGCCTCGGTCACCACGAATGCGGCGTCGTAACCGGCGCTGGTGACCCAGTGGAAACCGCCACGCAGTTCCTCGGTGTGGTAGCCGAACCTCTGGAAGCGCTCGCTCTGTAGATAAGCCGGGTAGTACTCCTCGGGGTCCACCGGATCGTCGGCCCCGGCACGGGGGAACCCGTAGTGGTCGATTGCGTAGAAACCCGGCGAATCATCGACATTGATGGACTTTTGATCGTCATGACACATCGACGAGCTACCTCTCGTTATTCTCTGATAACCAGAATCGGTGCGGATTACGAATTCGAAAGCAATGGGGATTCCGCATCAGGTGAAACGCAGAACCGCCTTGATGGCGCCACCGGAACCCGCGGCGTCGAACGCGGCGTTGACGTCGGAGAAATCGTAGAAGGACAGCAGGCGGTCGATCGGGAACCGACCCGCTCGATAGAGCTGCGCGAGTTCGTTGATCAGCAGCGGCGAGAGGGCATCGCCCTGGATGATGCCCTGCAGGCTCTGTCCGACCTGGAGTCGACCGGCGTCGATCATCGCGCCGCCGCCCTCGTGGAACGCCACGAAGCCGAACCGGCCCAGGTTCGCCAACGCGCCGACGCCGGCGTCGAGGTTCTCCTTGCGGCCGCTCGTATCGAGGGCGTACTCGAATCCGCGTCCCTCGATCGCCCGCAGCGCGGCCGTCAGATCCTCGATCCGGGTTGGGTCGACGACGTGCGTGGCGCCCAGCTCCCGAGCCAATTCCAGCCTGCCCGCGTCAACGTCGACTGCGACGATCGTGGCCGCACCGGCGACGTGAGCAGCCATGACGGCTGCCAGCCCGACCGCCCCCACTCCGAACACCAAAAACGACGCGCCCATCGGGACGGCGAGCGCCGTGAACACCGCCCCGGCGCCGGTCTGCAAACCGCAACCCAGCGGTGCCAAGGTCTCCAAGGGCAGGTCGGCGGGAACCTTGATCGTGTTGCGTTGGTGGGCGAGAGCGTGGGTCGCGAAGGATGACTGGCCGAAGAAATGGCCGCGCGGCTCAACCCCGTCGGCGACGTGCAGCGCATTCGAGCCGTCCAGTCGCGCGCCCGCGAAGTTCGTCGCCCAGGCCTCGTCGCAGTAGGCCGGGTGGGAGGACACGCACGGCTTGCAGCGGCCGCATGAGTGATAGGACAGGACGACGTGGTCGCCTGGCTCGACGGAGGTGACCGCGGCCCCCACCCGCTCGACCACTCCCGCACCCTCGTGCCCCAGCACCACCGGCAGTGGAGTCGGCATCCGCTGCGCCCGCACCTGGGCGTCGGTCGCGCAGATCCCGGCCGCGACCATGCGCACGAGAACCTCGTCGGGACGTGGTTCCTCGATCTCGATGTCGCGGAATTGGAACGGCCCGTCCTGCGCCTCGACAACGGCGGCCCGCGC
This Actinoalloteichus hymeniacidonis DNA region includes the following protein-coding sequences:
- a CDS encoding NAD(P)-dependent alcohol dehydrogenase encodes the protein MSTFARAAVVEAQDGPFQFRDIEIEEPRPDEVLVRMVAAGICATDAQVRAQRMPTPLPVVLGHEGAGVVERVGAAVTSVEPGDHVVLSYHSCGRCKPCVSSHPAYCDEAWATNFAGARLDGSNALHVADGVEPRGHFFGQSSFATHALAHQRNTIKVPADLPLETLAPLGCGLQTGAGAVFTALAVPMGASFLVFGVGAVGLAAVMAAHVAGAATIVAVDVDAGRLELARELGATHVVDPTRIEDLTAALRAIEGRGFEYALDTSGRKENLDAGVGALANLGRFGFVAFHEGGGAMIDAGRLQVGQSLQGIIQGDALSPLLINELAQLYRAGRFPIDRLLSFYDFSDVNAAFDAAGSGGAIKAVLRFT
- a CDS encoding winged helix-turn-helix transcriptional regulator, whose translation is MSGSQPIDGSFASLAAQRADADFEHIDEEVCRSFQRSVEAVGKKWTAAVLLAGLRGARRFVEYRARIPGISNQLLSQRLRELEARRLIERIVVPTTPVQISYRPTERGKSLMRVLHPLVAWSTENE
- a CDS encoding MBL fold metallo-hydrolase; the protein is MCHDDQKSINVDDSPGFYAIDHYGFPRAGADDPVDPEEYYPAYLQSERFQRFGYHTEELRGGFHWVTSAGYDAAFVVTEAGVIAIDAPPTLGENMLAAIEEVTDLPVTHVIYSHWHSDHIGAASVFGPDVEIIAHRITKELLERFPDPKRPVPTTVFDTEFVLEVGGARLELSYKGENHCPGNIFIYAPQQKVLTAVDILSPGSATFMHCDASQNITGWYEAHAQILEYDFDFFVGGHHMHYGTREQVKLCVEYFADILEGATAAVERFGRSDALVDILAGAGDLRTFVGVENWINSMANHTTRHVLEKKTSDGRLWWERLAGVSTQTKYHAYTVLESIRLERPRPDYRLRGENPPAFQT
- a CDS encoding AAA family ATPase gives rise to the protein MNDGRRPNTRLRPACGAASTKPIRPKQLDDAAPRWLRAVGDQPGVAGSPDEPRAGTPISASPPRLFGRHAETTALDALLDQARAGIGDALVLWGEPGIGKTALVQHVHHRAGEFVRLSHRAARAESELDFAGLHGLLRPVSKHFESLAAPQAAALRSAAGSSSEPTNPLVVGAAVLSLLCRLADKRPVLVTVDDGQWLDDATARCLGIVARRLHPHPVVIVLADQHDPAARRWEGLPELRVDGLTDASARQLLAAVAAPTDEVAVADMVAKAGGNPLALRESAGICESAEDDEHRIRGRTPIGPRMRRAFRAALDALSAPAQLLIVLAAAECDGDRRTVQRAGRALGAHDAWDEAIDTGLLQVGDDQIEFRHPIVRGAVYAGSGAEIRRRVHRALAEAMSDESPHHAWHLAEVADDRDEQIATLLERTAAHSLLRGATSAAARELRRAAELSSLPIDVSKRLADAARAAWDAGWPALSERLLDDAERLAPGDHIARRSRGLRGLLEIARGRPDRAYHYLTIDMDRVTDPGTALELGTMALRASWSAARDDLQAAALTRLLELDVDGRAGWAALLAWWRDTDRPAVPPTSAIATDVPDATVTARTAVSRLLPPTYLGHAWGLDEPMGEALRRRTPDLRRRDERARLAVVLAETAVLENFAGNWAAAESSAGEGLGLAEQVGTDHIAAQCRNSLGWLAAARGEEDLVAEAGARVLQGSLAQGVRSLTAAAYWNRGMASLFQGRPEEALASLIRLTEPGHAAAHPTFALLASLDIAEAAVYVGRHDLAEKRARELHTWARRTKASWADSAAQLIRALLGGPHVESAFLAALDMPGARSHPLFYARAQLFYGEWLRRGRRRTTARARLGEARALFDGLGAEPLRRRAQRELELTGPPGSRRAPDIAEFSRLTAQEQRVARLAAEQLTNREIAARLRISHRTVGHHLGNVFAKLGINERVQLRHTHAGHER